One window of the Allosaccharopolyspora coralli genome contains the following:
- a CDS encoding phosphoglycerate kinase has translation MKNLDDLLGEGVRGRRVLVRADLNVPLDGDTITDDGRVQASLPTLRKLSAAGAQVVVTAHLGRPKGEPTPEFSLAPVARRLGELLDRDVPMATDVVGDSAGAVVAGLGDGDVALLENVRFDPRETSKDAAERDALAAELAEIVGDAAAFVSDGFGVVHRKQASVYEIARKLPGYAGGLVLSEVEVLRTLTGDPQRPYVVVLGGSKVSDKFGVIEALLPKVDKLVIGGGMAYTFLAAQGYSVGSSLLQNDQLDATRELLDKHGDTLVLPVDVVVADKFAADARRDVVDADAIPEGWMGLDIGPRSVEEFSSILAGARTVFWNGPAGVFEFDAFAAGTRGVAQAIIDSGAFSVVGGGDSAAAVRTLGLPEDEFSHISTGGGASLEFLEGKDLPGVAVLEGTD, from the coding sequence TTGAAGAATTTGGATGACCTGCTCGGTGAGGGGGTGCGCGGCCGGCGGGTGCTGGTGCGCGCCGACCTGAACGTGCCGCTCGACGGCGACACCATCACCGACGACGGACGGGTGCAGGCCTCGCTGCCCACGCTGCGCAAGCTCTCCGCAGCGGGCGCGCAGGTCGTCGTCACCGCGCACCTCGGCCGCCCGAAGGGCGAGCCGACCCCCGAGTTCTCGCTGGCGCCGGTCGCGCGCAGGCTCGGTGAGCTGCTCGATCGTGACGTCCCGATGGCCACCGACGTGGTCGGCGACTCAGCAGGCGCGGTCGTGGCCGGTCTCGGAGACGGCGACGTCGCCCTGCTGGAGAACGTGCGCTTCGACCCGCGCGAGACCAGCAAGGACGCAGCCGAGCGAGACGCACTGGCCGCCGAGCTGGCCGAGATCGTCGGAGACGCCGCCGCGTTCGTCTCGGACGGCTTCGGTGTGGTCCACCGCAAGCAGGCGTCGGTGTACGAGATCGCCCGCAAGCTACCCGGATACGCCGGTGGTCTGGTGCTCTCCGAGGTCGAGGTGCTGCGCACGCTCACCGGGGACCCGCAGCGTCCGTACGTCGTCGTGCTCGGCGGATCCAAAGTCTCGGACAAGTTCGGTGTCATCGAGGCACTGTTGCCGAAGGTCGACAAGCTCGTCATCGGCGGCGGCATGGCGTACACGTTCCTCGCCGCCCAGGGGTACTCCGTCGGTTCGTCGCTGCTGCAGAACGATCAGCTCGACGCGACCAGGGAACTGCTCGACAAGCACGGCGACACCCTGGTGCTGCCGGTGGACGTCGTCGTCGCGGACAAGTTCGCCGCCGACGCCCGGCGCGACGTCGTCGACGCCGACGCGATTCCCGAGGGCTGGATGGGCTTGGACATCGGCCCGCGCAGCGTCGAGGAGTTCAGCTCGATCCTCGCCGGAGCGCGCACCGTGTTCTGGAACGGCCCCGCCGGTGTCTTCGAGTTCGACGCGTTCGCGGCAGGTACCCGCGGCGTCGCGCAGGCCATCATCGACTCGGGCGCGTTCAGCGTCGTCGGTGGCGGAGACTCCGCGGCCGCCGTCCGGACCCTCGGCCTGCCCGAGGACGAGTTCTCGCACATCTCCACCGGAGGTGGCGCGTCGCTGGAATTCCTGGAGGGCAAGGACCTGCCCGGCGTGGCAGTACTGGAAGGGACCGACTGA
- a CDS encoding aldehyde dehydrogenase family protein: MNASLSTDAVRPKWSGKVFDGSWVDGAGGTVPVTAPATGKQIATVGYASSGDVDHAVDVAGKSQRAWAALTYDQRAAVFRRAAGLLADDPGRLVNWLVPESGSGQGKAQFEAGLVVSELEEAAALASEPYGELLRSTKPRMSFARRIPHGVVGVISPFNFPAILSTRSVAPALAAGNAVVLKPDPRTPISGGLALAELLAEAGLPEGLLHVLPGGADAGAALVEHPRVPCLSFTGSTAAGRSIAAAAAPLLKKVHLELGGNNALLVLPDADLDDAASAGAWGSFLHQGQICMTAGRHLVHTSMAEAYVAKLAAKADAIAVGDPTDAANALGPVIDEQQRDRIHDLVTRTVEQGASLAAGGTYDGLFYRPTVLADLAYDAPAFQEEVFGPVAPVITYETVDEALEIINSSEYGLSVSILTEDTYRAIELSEQIESGAVHINDQTVDDESVAPFGGLKASGTGGRFGGKANLDTFSDVQWVTAQSRIQRYPF; encoded by the coding sequence ATGAACGCCTCCCTCAGCACCGATGCCGTTCGTCCGAAGTGGAGCGGCAAGGTCTTCGACGGCTCGTGGGTCGACGGCGCCGGTGGCACCGTCCCGGTCACGGCACCGGCGACCGGGAAGCAGATCGCGACGGTCGGGTACGCCTCGAGCGGCGACGTCGATCATGCCGTCGACGTCGCCGGAAAATCCCAACGTGCCTGGGCCGCCCTGACCTACGATCAGCGTGCCGCGGTGTTCCGCAGGGCAGCCGGCCTGCTCGCCGACGACCCCGGCCGCCTCGTGAACTGGCTGGTGCCGGAATCGGGCTCCGGGCAGGGCAAGGCGCAGTTCGAGGCCGGTCTGGTGGTCAGCGAACTCGAGGAGGCCGCTGCGCTGGCGTCGGAACCCTACGGGGAGCTGCTGCGCAGCACGAAGCCCCGGATGTCGTTCGCCCGCCGGATCCCGCACGGAGTGGTCGGCGTGATCTCGCCGTTCAACTTTCCGGCCATCCTTTCGACCCGGTCGGTGGCACCGGCACTGGCCGCGGGCAACGCGGTGGTGCTCAAGCCGGATCCCCGCACCCCGATCTCCGGCGGGTTGGCGCTGGCCGAACTGCTGGCCGAAGCGGGCCTGCCCGAAGGGCTGCTGCACGTGCTCCCCGGAGGGGCGGACGCCGGTGCGGCGCTGGTGGAACACCCCCGCGTTCCGTGCCTGTCCTTCACCGGATCCACGGCCGCAGGCCGCTCGATCGCCGCGGCGGCCGCGCCGCTGCTCAAGAAGGTGCACCTCGAACTCGGCGGCAACAACGCCCTGCTCGTGCTGCCCGACGCCGACCTCGACGACGCCGCGTCCGCAGGGGCGTGGGGCTCGTTCCTGCATCAGGGCCAGATCTGCATGACGGCAGGTCGCCACCTGGTACACACCTCGATGGCCGAGGCCTACGTGGCGAAGCTCGCCGCGAAGGCCGACGCCATCGCGGTCGGCGATCCCACCGATGCCGCCAACGCCCTGGGGCCGGTCATCGACGAACAACAGCGCGACAGGATCCACGATCTCGTCACCCGCACGGTCGAGCAGGGGGCGAGTCTGGCCGCAGGTGGCACCTACGACGGGCTGTTCTACCGGCCCACCGTGCTCGCCGACCTGGCCTACGATGCTCCTGCGTTCCAGGAGGAAGTCTTCGGCCCCGTCGCGCCCGTGATCACCTACGAGACCGTGGACGAGGCTCTCGAGATCATCAACTCCAGTGAGTACGGCCTGTCGGTGTCCATCCTCACCGAGGACACGTACCGCGCGATCGAACTCAGCGAGCAGATCGAGTCCGGAGCCGTGCACATCAACGACCAGACCGTCGACGACGAGAGCGTCGCTCCTTTCGGTGGGCTCAAAGCCTCGGGAACCGGTGGGCGCTTCGGCGGCAAGGCGAATCTCGACACCTTCAGCGACGTGCAGTGGGTGACCGCCCAGTCGCGCATTCAGCGGTACCCGTTCTGA
- a CDS encoding gluconeogenesis factor YvcK family protein has product MVALGGGHGLQATLSALRRVTDDVTAVVTVADDGGSSGRLRRELGMLPPGDLRKALAALAGADDDGRMWAELVEHRFGGAGALAGHAVGNLLLAGLLDVLGDPVAVLDRVSALMGVRGRVLPMCTEPLDMEAEVVGIDRDPDARSTIRGQVAIASTPGRVKRIHLYATNGERKKPTACPEAVRAVHEADAVVLGPGSWFTSVLPHVLVPELHDALLATGARRVVVLNLVPQPGETAGFSPEQHLDVLSQHAPGLRVESVLADTDSVPTPDRLHAAAEEMGARALLDRIALHEQPGRHDPAALAASLMAACERRTDRWR; this is encoded by the coding sequence GTGGTCGCTCTCGGCGGCGGCCATGGGCTCCAGGCGACGCTGTCGGCCCTGCGCCGGGTGACCGACGACGTGACGGCCGTGGTCACGGTCGCCGACGACGGCGGCTCGTCGGGCAGGCTCCGGCGCGAACTCGGGATGCTGCCGCCCGGCGACCTGCGCAAGGCGCTCGCGGCGCTCGCGGGTGCCGACGACGACGGACGGATGTGGGCCGAGCTGGTCGAGCACCGCTTCGGCGGGGCGGGTGCGCTCGCCGGGCATGCCGTCGGCAACCTGCTGCTAGCGGGTCTGCTCGATGTGCTGGGGGATCCCGTAGCGGTGCTCGACCGGGTCAGTGCGCTGATGGGTGTCCGCGGGCGGGTGCTGCCGATGTGCACCGAACCGTTGGACATGGAGGCCGAGGTCGTCGGGATCGACCGGGATCCCGACGCGAGGAGCACGATCAGGGGCCAGGTCGCCATCGCAAGTACACCCGGTCGTGTGAAAAGAATCCATCTGTACGCGACGAACGGCGAGCGGAAGAAGCCCACCGCGTGCCCGGAGGCGGTCCGGGCCGTGCACGAGGCGGACGCGGTCGTACTCGGGCCCGGATCGTGGTTCACCAGCGTGTTGCCGCACGTGCTCGTGCCTGAGCTGCACGACGCGCTGCTCGCCACCGGCGCTCGGCGCGTGGTCGTGCTCAACCTCGTCCCGCAACCCGGCGAGACCGCGGGGTTCTCGCCCGAGCAGCACCTCGACGTACTCTCGCAGCACGCGCCCGGACTGCGGGTGGAGTCGGTGCTCGCCGACACCGATTCGGTGCCGACACCGGACCGGCTCCACGCCGCGGCCGAGGAGATGGGCGCGCGGGCACTGCTCGACCGGATCGCGCTCCACGAGCAACCCGGCAGGCACGACCCGGCAGCACTGGCCGCGAGCCTGATGGCCGCATGCGAGAGGAGGACGGACCGGTGGCGATGA
- the uvrC gene encoding excinuclease ABC subunit UvrC, translating into MADPSAYRPAPGTVPDAPGVYRFIDDGGRVIYVGKAKSLRSRLASYFADLSGLHPRTRQMVTSAGAVRWTVVRTEVEALQLEYSWIKEYDPRFNVRYRDDKSYPVLAVTLHEEFPRLHVYRGPRRKGVRYFGPYAHAWAIRDTLDTLLRVFPARTCSHGVFKRHSQIGRPCLLGYIGKCSAPCVGRVDADEHRAIVDDFCDFLAGKTDSLMRKLDREMRQASEGLEFERAARLRDDLEALRRAMERQAVVLGDGTDADVVAFAEDDLAAAVQVFHVRGGRVRGQRGWVIDKVEEVDTAQLTAQFLSQFYGEQAALAEQADSGGSPVPREVLVPQLPEGSETITTWLGELRGSKVQLRVPQRGDKRTLMDTVERNAKEAFQQYKLRRAGDLTARSAALQELQEALALDSAPLRVECIDVSHVQGTDVVASLVVFEDGVARKSEYRRFAVRQGADGGDVASIAEVVRRRFARYLKETESATPLGTQPDATVATGQDRADAQRPEAGNADGEQPPGIDPETGRPRKFAYPPNLLVVDGGGPQANAAADTLSELGITDVAVVGLAKRLEEVWLPAEPDPVILGRTSEALYLLQRVRDEAHRFAVAYHRQKRSKSMTNSTLDSVPGLGSTRKTALLKHFGSLRKLRRASIEEIIEVPGVGRHTAEAVRAALASGGGSASVPAQPPADGEAQDDEGDGQ; encoded by the coding sequence GTGGCCGATCCGTCCGCCTACCGACCAGCACCGGGGACCGTCCCGGACGCCCCAGGCGTGTATCGCTTCATCGACGACGGCGGTCGTGTCATCTACGTCGGCAAGGCCAAGAGTCTGCGCAGCAGGCTCGCGTCGTACTTCGCCGACCTCTCCGGGTTGCACCCGCGCACCCGGCAGATGGTGACGTCGGCCGGCGCCGTGCGCTGGACCGTCGTCCGAACCGAGGTCGAGGCCCTGCAACTCGAGTACTCCTGGATCAAGGAGTACGACCCGCGTTTCAACGTCCGGTATCGCGACGACAAGTCGTACCCGGTGCTCGCCGTGACGCTGCACGAGGAGTTCCCGCGCTTGCACGTCTACCGAGGGCCGCGACGCAAGGGCGTGCGCTACTTCGGCCCGTACGCGCACGCGTGGGCGATCCGGGACACCCTCGACACGTTGCTGCGCGTGTTCCCCGCCCGCACGTGTTCGCACGGGGTGTTCAAGCGGCACTCGCAGATCGGCCGGCCGTGCCTGCTCGGCTACATCGGCAAGTGTTCCGCACCGTGCGTCGGCCGGGTCGACGCCGACGAGCACCGGGCGATCGTCGACGACTTCTGCGACTTCCTTGCGGGCAAGACCGACAGCCTCATGCGCAAGCTCGACCGCGAGATGCGCCAAGCCTCCGAGGGGCTCGAGTTCGAGCGGGCGGCGCGACTGCGCGACGACCTCGAAGCGTTGCGCCGCGCGATGGAACGTCAGGCCGTGGTGCTCGGCGACGGCACCGACGCGGACGTGGTCGCCTTCGCCGAGGACGACCTGGCCGCCGCCGTGCAGGTCTTCCACGTGCGCGGGGGACGGGTCCGCGGTCAGCGCGGCTGGGTGATCGACAAGGTCGAGGAGGTCGACACCGCACAGTTGACCGCCCAGTTCCTCTCACAGTTCTACGGTGAGCAGGCGGCGCTGGCCGAGCAAGCCGACTCGGGCGGCAGCCCCGTTCCACGCGAGGTCCTCGTGCCGCAGCTGCCCGAGGGCTCCGAGACGATCACCACGTGGCTCGGTGAGCTCCGCGGGTCGAAGGTGCAGCTGCGCGTCCCGCAACGCGGCGACAAGCGGACCCTGATGGACACCGTCGAGCGCAACGCGAAGGAAGCGTTCCAGCAGTACAAGCTGCGCCGCGCGGGCGACCTGACGGCACGCTCGGCGGCGCTGCAGGAACTGCAGGAGGCGCTCGCCCTCGACAGCGCCCCGTTGCGCGTCGAGTGCATCGACGTCAGCCACGTGCAGGGCACCGACGTGGTCGCCTCGCTCGTCGTCTTCGAGGACGGCGTTGCGCGCAAGTCCGAGTACCGGCGGTTCGCGGTGCGGCAAGGCGCCGATGGTGGCGACGTCGCGTCCATCGCGGAGGTCGTGCGGCGCCGGTTCGCCCGCTATCTCAAGGAAACCGAGTCCGCCACGCCTCTGGGCACGCAGCCGGACGCGACCGTCGCGACGGGGCAGGATCGTGCCGATGCCCAGCGCCCCGAGGCCGGGAACGCGGACGGTGAGCAGCCACCCGGCATCGACCCCGAGACCGGCAGGCCGCGCAAGTTCGCCTATCCGCCGAACCTGCTCGTCGTCGACGGCGGCGGACCGCAGGCCAACGCCGCCGCCGACACGCTCTCGGAACTCGGGATCACCGACGTCGCCGTGGTCGGGCTGGCCAAGCGGCTCGAAGAGGTGTGGCTGCCCGCCGAACCGGACCCGGTGATCCTCGGGCGCACCAGCGAAGCGCTCTACCTGCTGCAACGAGTCCGGGACGAAGCACACCGATTCGCCGTCGCCTACCACCGGCAGAAACGGTCGAAGTCCATGACGAACTCCACATTGGACTCGGTTCCCGGGCTCGGGTCCACGCGCAAGACCGCGCTGCTCAAGCACTTCGGCTCGTTGCGCAAGCTGCGCCGCGCGAGTATCGAGGAGATCATCGAGGTGCCCGGGGTGGGACGCCATACCGCCGAAGCGGTGCGCGCCGCCCTGGCATCGGGGGGCGGGAGCGCGAGCGTTCCCGCCCAGCCGCCCGCCGACGGCGAGGCGCAGGACGACGAAGGGGACGGGCAGTGA
- the rapZ gene encoding RNase adapter RapZ, whose product MSQEQSGIEVSVVSGLSGAGRSTAAKCLEDLGWFVVDNLPPELISTMVELGARSSGAITRVAVVMDVRSRAFTEDLGSVIKDLDARGYKPKVLFLEATDDVLIRRFEQVRRGHPLQGEGRLADGIAAERSLLSRLRAEADLVVDTTGLSVHQLRSKIEDAFGTEATTRTRVTVLSFGYKYGLPMDADLVMDCRFLPNPFWIPELREFNGLDDEVSNYVLGQEGAEEFLQNYQQLLRLVGAGYHREGKRYLTLALGCTGGKHRSVALVTELAKRLAEEEGMTTQTVHRDLGRE is encoded by the coding sequence GTGAGTCAAGAACAGTCGGGCATCGAGGTCTCCGTGGTCAGCGGCCTGTCCGGCGCGGGTCGCAGCACGGCCGCGAAATGCCTCGAGGACCTCGGATGGTTCGTCGTGGACAACCTGCCGCCCGAGCTGATCTCCACCATGGTCGAACTCGGCGCGCGCTCCAGCGGCGCGATCACCAGGGTCGCGGTCGTCATGGATGTGCGCAGCCGCGCGTTCACCGAGGACCTCGGCTCGGTGATCAAGGACCTCGACGCTCGCGGCTACAAGCCGAAGGTGCTGTTCCTCGAGGCGACCGACGACGTGCTCATTCGACGGTTCGAGCAGGTCCGGCGCGGTCACCCGTTGCAGGGCGAGGGCCGCCTGGCCGACGGCATCGCCGCCGAACGTTCGCTGCTGTCCCGGCTGCGGGCCGAGGCCGACCTGGTCGTCGACACCACCGGGCTGTCCGTGCACCAGCTGCGGTCGAAGATCGAGGACGCGTTCGGCACCGAAGCCACCACCCGCACCCGCGTCACCGTGCTCTCCTTCGGCTACAAGTACGGGCTGCCGATGGACGCCGATCTGGTCATGGACTGCCGGTTCCTGCCGAACCCGTTCTGGATCCCCGAGCTCCGCGAGTTCAACGGACTCGACGACGAGGTCAGCAACTACGTGCTCGGTCAGGAGGGAGCCGAGGAGTTCCTGCAGAACTACCAGCAGCTGCTGCGCCTCGTCGGCGCCGGATACCACCGCGAGGGCAAGCGGTACCTGACGTTGGCGCTGGGCTGCACCGGCGGCAAGCACCGCAGCGTCGCGCTGGTCACGGAGCTGGCGAAGCGGCTCGCCGAGGAGGAAGGGATGACCACGCAGACCGTGCACCGCGACTTGGGGCGCGAGTGA
- a CDS encoding carotenoid oxygenase family protein translates to MSTPTRRVTPTAPMSISTEPRTVSADQNWPTDNKFLNGPFAPWTEESEGYDLEVHGEIPGDLAGALFRISSNPRFQPRNTDRYHWWEGDGMVAGIYLRDGKASFRTTWVATDSMKVEVDQGEAVYSGFVNGGTPGRLPQGAPPSKNVANTNVGIFDDHLLVYYEGGLPHAMHPQTLETYGTYDFHGGIDVLCTAHYKVDPDSGDLLFFAATGPVVTWYRADVKTGRIIDSHSVDIGVPALLHDFVVSDNYAIFLVSPSQFRPDRIKEGRPGVVWDEDSLPHGTQIVMMDRRTHEVSAYEAGDVFAPTHFYNAYETGDEVVIDVHRISRLGNPAEGGNTPASSHEWFPPAYSWQWRVDTRTGAVANRMICGVAGEFPKINDEYVGKPYRYGYFAATRDLATDTMTDGMARHDFATDSTVVVNGPGPLTSPSEPVFVARENARTEDDGYLLALWWNRETGLSELLIHDAADLVTEPLARVKLPVRVPFGFHGSWADHSVLDQSIATLAASE, encoded by the coding sequence ATGAGCACGCCGACCCGGCGCGTCACGCCCACCGCTCCGATGTCGATCTCCACGGAACCCCGGACCGTGAGCGCGGACCAGAACTGGCCGACCGACAACAAGTTCCTCAACGGCCCGTTCGCGCCGTGGACTGAGGAAAGCGAAGGCTATGACCTGGAAGTCCACGGAGAAATTCCCGGGGACCTCGCAGGCGCGTTGTTCCGCATCTCCTCCAACCCCCGGTTCCAGCCGCGCAACACGGATCGCTATCACTGGTGGGAAGGCGACGGAATGGTCGCCGGAATCTACCTGCGCGACGGCAAGGCGTCGTTTCGCACCACCTGGGTGGCGACCGACTCGATGAAGGTCGAAGTCGACCAGGGTGAAGCCGTCTACAGCGGATTCGTCAACGGAGGCACCCCCGGACGCCTGCCTCAGGGAGCACCGCCGAGCAAGAACGTGGCCAACACCAACGTCGGCATCTTCGACGACCACCTGCTCGTGTACTACGAAGGCGGCCTTCCCCACGCGATGCACCCGCAGACGCTGGAAACCTACGGTACGTACGACTTCCACGGCGGGATCGACGTACTGTGCACCGCCCACTACAAAGTCGATCCGGATAGCGGGGACCTGCTTTTCTTCGCTGCGACCGGCCCGGTGGTCACGTGGTACCGCGCCGACGTCAAGACCGGCCGGATCATCGACTCGCACAGCGTCGACATCGGTGTGCCAGCGCTGCTGCACGACTTCGTCGTCAGCGACAACTACGCGATCTTCCTCGTCTCGCCCAGCCAGTTCCGTCCGGACCGCATCAAGGAGGGGCGGCCCGGCGTGGTCTGGGACGAGGACAGCCTGCCGCACGGCACCCAGATCGTCATGATGGACCGCCGCACCCACGAGGTGAGCGCCTACGAGGCCGGTGACGTCTTCGCCCCGACGCACTTCTACAACGCCTATGAAACCGGCGACGAGGTCGTCATCGACGTGCACCGGATCTCCCGTCTGGGCAACCCGGCCGAAGGGGGGAACACTCCGGCCAGTTCCCACGAATGGTTCCCGCCCGCCTACTCCTGGCAATGGCGGGTCGACACCCGCACCGGCGCAGTCGCCAACCGGATGATCTGTGGCGTCGCCGGAGAGTTCCCGAAGATCAACGACGAGTACGTCGGCAAGCCCTACCGGTACGGCTACTTCGCCGCCACCCGTGACCTGGCCACCGACACGATGACCGACGGCATGGCTCGCCACGACTTCGCCACCGACTCCACCGTGGTCGTCAACGGCCCGGGCCCGCTCACCAGCCCCAGTGAACCGGTGTTCGTCGCCCGTGAGAACGCACGCACCGAGGACGACGGATACCTTCTCGCGCTGTGGTGGAATCGCGAGACCGGACTCAGCGAACTGCTCATCCACGACGCCGCCGACCTGGTGACCGAACCGCTGGCCCGGGTGAAACTGCCCGTACGGGTGCCGTTCGGATTCCACGGAAGCTGGGCCGACCACAGTGTGTTGGACCAGAGTATCGCCACACTCGCAGCATCCGAGTGA
- the gap gene encoding type I glyceraldehyde-3-phosphate dehydrogenase → MTVRVGINGFGRIGRNFWRAAVASGHDIEIVAANDLGDVATMAHLLKYDSVLGRVDHEVQVTDDGIRVGDKTVKILAEKDPGKLPWSDLGVDVVVESTGFFTNASDARKHVDEGGAKKVIVSAPAKGEDLTVVLGVNDDQLDGSQTVISNASCTTNCLAPVAKVLNDNFGIERGLMTTVHAYTADQNLQDGPHKDLRRARAAALNVVPTGTGAAKAIGLVLPELNGKLDGYALRVPVPTGSTTDLTVTVGRNTSVEEVNEAFKAAAGDAKLKGILRYSDEPIVSTDIVTDPASAIYDAPLTKVIDNQVKVVAWYDNEWGYSNRLVDLTALVGSKLS, encoded by the coding sequence GTGACCGTTCGCGTAGGGATCAACGGCTTCGGCCGGATCGGCCGTAACTTCTGGCGGGCCGCGGTCGCCAGTGGCCACGACATCGAGATCGTGGCGGCCAACGACCTCGGCGACGTCGCCACGATGGCGCACCTGCTCAAGTACGACAGCGTCCTCGGCCGTGTCGACCACGAGGTGCAGGTCACCGACGACGGTATCCGGGTCGGCGACAAGACCGTCAAGATCCTCGCCGAGAAGGACCCGGGCAAGCTGCCGTGGTCGGACCTCGGAGTCGACGTCGTCGTGGAGTCGACCGGTTTCTTCACCAACGCCTCGGACGCACGCAAGCACGTCGACGAGGGCGGCGCGAAGAAGGTCATCGTCTCCGCGCCTGCCAAGGGTGAAGACCTCACGGTGGTGCTCGGCGTCAACGACGATCAGCTCGACGGCTCGCAGACCGTCATCTCGAACGCGTCGTGCACCACCAACTGCCTGGCCCCGGTCGCCAAGGTCCTCAACGACAACTTCGGCATCGAGCGTGGCTTGATGACGACGGTGCACGCCTACACCGCCGACCAGAACCTGCAGGACGGGCCGCACAAGGACCTGCGTCGCGCCCGCGCCGCGGCGCTCAACGTCGTGCCGACCGGTACCGGCGCGGCCAAGGCCATCGGCCTCGTGCTCCCCGAGCTCAACGGCAAGCTCGACGGCTACGCGCTGCGGGTGCCGGTGCCGACCGGCTCGACCACCGACCTCACCGTCACCGTCGGCCGCAACACCTCGGTGGAGGAGGTCAACGAGGCGTTCAAGGCCGCCGCGGGCGACGCGAAGCTCAAGGGCATCCTGCGTTACAGCGACGAGCCGATCGTGTCCACCGACATCGTCACCGACCCCGCCTCGGCGATCTACGACGCGCCGCTGACCAAGGTCATCGACAACCAGGTCAAGGTCGTCGCCTGGTACGACAACGAGTGGGGTTACTCCAACCGCCTCGTCGACCTCACTGCCTTGGTCGGTTCGAAGCTTTCCTGA
- the whiA gene encoding DNA-binding protein WhiA: MAMTSAVKDELSRLSVTKTCCRRSEVSSLLRFAGGLHIVAGRVVVEAELDSGSTARRLRKEIHDLFGHQSDVHVITSGGLRKGTRYVVRVVRDGEGLARQTGLLDQRGRPVRGLPAHVVSGGSCDSESAWRGAFLAHGSLTEPGRSSSMEVTCPGPEAALALVGAARRLGVQAKSREVRGADRVVIRDGDAIGALLTKLGAHTSVLSWEERRMRREVRATANRLANFDDANLRRSARAAVASAARVGRALDLLGPTAPEHLLVAGRLRLEHRQASLEELGQLADPPMTKDAVAGRIRRLLAMADKRARELDLPDTEAAVTDEMLEAES, translated from the coding sequence GTGGCGATGACCTCGGCGGTCAAGGACGAGTTGAGCAGGTTGTCGGTGACCAAGACCTGCTGCCGGCGATCCGAGGTGTCCTCGTTGCTGCGGTTCGCCGGTGGGCTCCACATCGTGGCCGGACGCGTGGTGGTCGAGGCCGAACTCGACAGTGGATCCACCGCCCGCCGCTTGCGCAAGGAGATCCACGACCTGTTCGGGCACCAGTCGGACGTGCACGTGATCACCTCCGGCGGCCTGCGCAAGGGAACGCGCTACGTGGTGCGGGTCGTCCGGGACGGCGAGGGTCTCGCACGGCAGACCGGGCTGCTCGACCAGCGCGGACGCCCCGTGCGTGGGTTGCCCGCCCACGTCGTCTCCGGCGGTTCCTGCGACTCCGAGTCCGCGTGGCGCGGCGCGTTCCTGGCTCACGGGTCGCTGACCGAACCGGGCCGCTCCTCATCGATGGAGGTCACCTGCCCCGGTCCCGAAGCGGCGCTCGCGCTGGTGGGAGCCGCACGCAGGCTCGGGGTGCAGGCGAAGTCGCGTGAGGTTCGCGGCGCCGACCGAGTCGTGATCCGGGATGGCGACGCGATCGGCGCGCTGCTGACCAAGCTCGGAGCCCACACCAGCGTGCTCTCCTGGGAAGAGCGCCGGATGCGCCGAGAGGTGCGGGCCACCGCCAACCGTCTCGCGAACTTCGACGACGCCAACCTGCGGCGCTCCGCCCGCGCCGCCGTCGCCTCCGCCGCACGGGTGGGCCGTGCGCTGGACCTGCTCGGCCCGACGGCACCCGAGCACCTGCTCGTCGCGGGCAGGCTGCGGCTCGAACACCGGCAGGCCTCGCTCGAAGAACTCGGTCAGCTCGCCGACCCGCCCATGACCAAGGACGCGGTCGCCGGGCGGATCCGGCGGTTGCTGGCCATGGCCGACAAGCGCGCCCGCGAACTCGATCTGCCGGACACCGAGGCGGCCGTGACCGACGAGATGCTCGAAGCCGAAAGCTAA